In Spirochaetota bacterium, the following are encoded in one genomic region:
- a CDS encoding PstS family phosphate ABC transporter substrate-binding protein, producing the protein MKVNLRKFYFITFISIITLSIAIVLSGCSRDKVNKVIIKGSTTVLPITMKITEEYAKIEKDLVISVEGSGSGNGIKALIDGNCDIANSSREMKPKELKLAKTKGIDVREIAIAYDMIVPVVHPSNPINNIKMNQLKAIYAGDISNWKDIGGKDDKAVVVSRDTSSGTYEIWHKKVMKKMDTRKDSLLQASNGAIITTVSQNKRAIGYIGYGYLNNTVKALRVNGIEGTIENGKSGKYPISRKLYIYVNNAAISEDTKKFIDFILGSQGQKLVKEAGFIPL; encoded by the coding sequence ATGAAAGTAAATTTACGAAAATTTTATTTTATCACATTTATTTCGATTATTACACTTTCAATTGCAATTGTATTAAGTGGTTGCTCAAGGGATAAAGTTAATAAGGTAATAATTAAGGGATCGACAACTGTTCTTCCTATAACAATGAAGATAACAGAAGAGTATGCTAAGATCGAAAAGGACTTGGTTATTTCAGTGGAAGGAAGCGGTTCAGGAAATGGGATCAAGGCATTGATTGACGGAAATTGTGATATTGCAAACTCCTCAAGAGAGATGAAACCCAAAGAGTTGAAACTAGCTAAAACAAAGGGAATTGATGTTAGGGAGATAGCCATTGCATATGACATGATAGTGCCTGTTGTTCACCCATCCAATCCTATCAATAACATCAAGATGAATCAATTAAAGGCTATTTATGCGGGTGATATCAGCAACTGGAAGGATATTGGAGGCAAGGATGATAAAGCTGTTGTAGTATCACGGGATACAAGCTCTGGTACCTATGAGATATGGCATAAGAAGGTTATGAAAAAGATGGACACTAGAAAGGACTCTCTGCTTCAAGCATCAAATGGCGCTATTATCACCACTGTCTCTCAAAATAAGAGAGCAATTGGGTACATTGGATATGGTTACTTAAACAACACCGTTAAGGCATTAAGGGTTAATGGAATAGAAGGTACAATAGAGAATGGCAAGTCCGGCAAATATCCAATATCGAGAAAACTCTATATATATGTAAACAATGCCGCTATTTCAGAAGATACAAAGAAGTTTATAGACTTTATTCTTGGAAGCCAAGGACAAAAATTAGTAAAAGAAGCTGGATTTATTCCTTTATAA